Proteins encoded in a region of the Drosophila sechellia strain sech25 chromosome 2L, ASM438219v1, whole genome shotgun sequence genome:
- the LOC6613328 gene encoding cytochrome b5 domain-containing protein 1 has product MKICEMERPINQMRYYLKDEVVPHNKKDDCWVIIHRNIYDLTPMLKDRFDDWNRTLDYLVAHAGKDLTHLFHENGEPRTEISPSTGRPRVLFPPILEVAISEFCKTPGQMWSQDPFYHIGMVTKRARLIRIVNTLTAQTQYMTVCNEDSIYDIQQKYKERYNHHAGSYEWRKFSNGGKSCGVLDLNGTLDENGLTDDEDSNVELPPPSIWLYYTDDITIA; this is encoded by the exons ATGAAAATCTGTGAAATGGAGCGGCCGATTAACCAGATGCGATACTATCTCAAGGATGAGGTGGTCCCGCACAACAAGAAGGACGACTGCTGGGTGATCATACACAGAAATATCTACGATCTAACTCCCATGCTGAAGGATCGCTTTGATGACTGGAATCGC ACACTGGACTATTTGGTGGCCCATGCTGGCAAGGACCTCACACACTTATTCCATGAGAACGGAGAGCCTCGCACGGAGATCTCTCCCAGCACAGGACGACCTCGTGTCCTATTCCCTCCCATATTGGAAGTGGCCATTTCCGAGTTTTGTAAAACCCCAGGACAAATGTGGAGCCAGGATCCATTCTATCACATCGGCATGGTCACAAAGCGTGCACGGCTTATACGAATTGTTAATACCCTAACAGCGCAGACGCAGTACATGACCGTTTGCAACGAGGACAGCATCTACGACATCCAACAGAAGTACAAAGAACGATACAATCATCATGCAGGGAGCTACGAGTGGCGAAAGTTCTCAAATGGG GGCAAAAGCTGCGGTGTTCTGGACCTGAATGGCACCCTGGACGAGAATGGACTGACGGACGACGAGGACAGCAACGTGGAGCTACCACCGCCTTCAATTTGGCTCTACTACACGGACGACATAACAATTGCTTGA